The following proteins are encoded in a genomic region of Oncorhynchus masou masou isolate Uvic2021 chromosome 32, UVic_Omas_1.1, whole genome shotgun sequence:
- the LOC135527000 gene encoding brain-enriched guanylate kinase-associated protein-like: protein MKKIYIGKTALKAQRNGCKHQKRSSLHDHKDDLHKRLSYTTHKLEMVESEFDSTRQYLETELRRAQEELEKFTDKLRRIQSSYAAQQRINQDLEDKVHRTSQHHEDEKRALSREIITLNNHLLEAKITIEKLRGDNDLYRKDCNLAAQLLQCSKSHHRAHKLSELPIDFQERVSSHIEKHGCDVTMALCHSSYSDAVPTAIIAKVLEKPEPGSSCPVTHSISPQPLVDEGDDHDFVTNSVVGEIFQRRTAFRTADLYCSDTALYCPGRWQERRQSVEVHGLHKDLFLQAQNSNLQEVAFHSGNFSQHRAPSFHGEFTVSSLPLSSSYSSFSQASEEEKGGEGCGGATSSTMSSSHQALYMDWRDGWYGEHKSTSSYEKDSPPSLSLFPKSHSFQHMAMLSSPNPAKGGGGSSPAYVHTPSCGYSEPYHSPHLASSHSQGSAQGGGGLRVVERSDSQASIGVPTEEELSGSWRQLSVEDINSYSYNCNTGRMSPYSFSEQHFTFQEGDANVSLHSHVLDQCLAAAVSGGGLSPSPKHPSMGLQGRPQPLYRAKEDSQDSECSQFLSGSLKDKESGAAGAARGTMNKEHVDASPNSLAESLDHQSSLEAPGLQQQHYQRERVRPSLSLAVPRKSSQHHQKFGSTGTGLNRKDSLTKAQLYGTLLN from the exons ATGAAAAAGATATATATTGGGAAAACAGCTCTCAAAGCCCAGAGAAATGGTTGCAAGCATCAGAAAAGAAG TTCTCTACATGATCACAAGGATGATTTACACAAGCGCCTGTCCTACACCACCCACAAACTAGAGATGGTGGAGTCTGAGTTTGACTCCACCCGTCAGTACCTGGAAACGGAACTCCGTCGAGCCCAAGAAGAGTTGGAGAAATTCACTGACAAACTACGCAG GATCCAGAGCAGTTATGCAGCTCAGCAGAGGATCAATCAAGACCTGGAGGACAAGGTGCACAGGACA tCCCAGCACCATGAGGACGAGAAAAGAGCGCTGAGCCGGGAGATCATCACCCTCAACAATCACCTCCTGGAGGCCAAGATCACCATTGAAAAGCTCAGGGGAGACAAT GACCTTTACAGGAAGGACTGTAACCTGGCAGCGCAGCTCCTCCAGTGCTCCAAGTCACACCACAGAGCCCACAAGCTATCCGAG ctGCCCATTGACTTCCAGGAGCGGGTGAGCTCCCACATAGAGAAGCACGGATGCGACGTCACAATGGCACTGTGCCACTCATCCTACTCCGATGCTGTGCCCACCGCCATCATCGCCAAGGTGCTAGAGAAGCCCGAGCCGGGCAGCAGCTGCCCAGTCACCCACTCAATCAGCCCCCAGCCATTGGTGGACGAGGGCGATGACCATGACTTCGTGACCAATAGCGTGGTCGGTGAAATCTTTCAGCGCCGTACCGCTTTCCGGACTGCCGACCTGTACTGTAGCGACACGGCCCTCTACTGCCCCGGGCGCTGGCAGGAGCGCAGGCAGAGTGTAGAGGTCCACGGCCTCCACAAGGATCTCTTCCTCCAGGCCCAAAACTCCAACCTTCAGGAGGTGGCCTTCCATTCAGGTAACTTCTCCCAACACAGGGCCCCCTCCTTCCACGGAGAGTTTACTGTGAGCTCCTTGCCGCTCTCTAGCTCCTACTCCAGCTTCAGCCAGGCTTccgaggaggagaagggaggggaaggcTGTGGCGGCGCCACCAGCAGCACCATGTCCTCCTCCCACCAGGCGCTCTACATGGACTGGCGGGATGGGTGGTATGGTGAACACAAGAGCACCTCTTCTTATGAGAAGGACAGccctcccagcctcagcctcttCCCCAAGTCCCACAGCTTCCAGCACATGGCGATGCTGTCTTCCCCCAACCCGGCGAAAGGCGGTGGTGGCTCTTCGCCAGCGTACGTGCACACGCCATCCTGCGGCTACAGTGAGCCGTACCACTCGCCCCACCTAGCATCGTCGCACAGCCAGGGCTCGGCCCAGGGTGGAGGAGGACTCCGGGTGGTGGAGCGCTCGGACAGCCAGGCCAGCATAGGTGTTCCCACCGAAGAAGAACTGTCTGGAAGCTGGAGGCAGCTGAGTGTAGAGGACATCAACTCGTACTCCTACAACTGCAATACGGGCCGCATGTCTCCCTACAGCTTTTCCGAGCAGCACTTCACCTTCCAGGAGGGGGACGCGAACGTCTCTCTCCACAGCCATGTGCTGGACCAGTGCTTGGCCGCTGCCGTCAGTGGTGGCGGACTCTCACCCAGTCCCAAACACCCCAGCATGGGCCTGCAGGGCAGGCCCCAGCCCCTTTACAGAGCCAAGGAAGACAGCCAGGACTCAGAGTGCAGCCAGTTCCTCTCAGGAAGCTTGAAGGACAAGGAGAGCGGGGCAGCTGGAGCGGCACGGGGGACCATGAACAAGGAACATGTGGATGCGAGCCCCAACAGCTTGGCCGAGTCCTTAGACCACCAAAGCTCCCTGGAAGCCCCCGGTCTGCAGCAGCAACACtaccagagggagagagtgaggccCAGCCTGAGCCTAGCTGTTCCCAGGAAGAGTTCTCAGCACCACCAAAAATTTGGAAGCACAGGAACAGGACTTAACAGGAAGGACAGTCTTACCAAGGCCCAGCTGTACGGCACCCTCCTGAACTGA